Sequence from the Desulfovibrio sp. genome:
AGCGAGCACAGCAGTACGCCCTTGGCAAGGCCGAGCATGCCGCCAGCCAGTTTGTCGGCCCATGAAACAAAAGAGAAGGAGAGTATTTTTTGCAGGATGCGGGCAATTATGGCCACAGAAATGATCACACCCAGAAAAATGAGCACGTAGGCGGCGATGATGCGCCACGAAGGGTCGACAATGAGGGTTAGACGTGGGGCGAGCAGACTGTGATAATGGTGCGCGGCCCAGAAACCGCCCAGCAGCGACACCAGGCCGGCCACCTCGCCCACGAAACCGTGAATAAAGCCACGTGTGCCAAAAAAAACCAGTATGAGCACTATGATGAGGTCGAAAATGTCCTGACCCATGCGTTCTCCGTTGCGACTGTGGGAATCCTTGTATGGTTCGCTTCGTGAAGGCTTGTGCGCCGAGGCCTTTGACCTGCGGCGGGGCAGAGCATAGCAGATGCGTGCGCGCGGCACAATGCGCCCTGCGGGCACTTCGGCCCACCCCGCAGTGCTACTGGCTGAGCCCCTGCGGCAGCAGGGGCAGCACCTGTGCCAGAGTCATTGGGGCCAGCAGCAGGGCCACTACACCGGGGTCTGGCTCTGCAAAAATATGGGGATAATCTACCTCGCCAAACTGCGGGTGCACGGTAAAGGCCAGCTGCTCCGGCCCCTGGGGGCAAAATTGCGCGTCCACGCCGGGCTTGTTGCCTCTGGCGTCGAGCCGCCGCCACTGGTGCTGGTCTTTGAGCCACACGGCGTTGAGCCCGTGCAGCACCCGCTTGAGGGTCGTGCTCGTCAGCCAGCCCCAGCAGCTGGTAGCAAAAACCTGTGGCAATGCCATTGGCCCTGAGCAGGGCCGCCAAAAGGTGGGCCTTGGCGTAGCACAGGCCTTCGCCAACGCGCAGTACATCCGAGGCGCGGCAGGTAACTGCCGTGCCGCCGCAGTCTATGGAATGGGCAATGTGATCGCGCACAAAAACATAGGTTGTTTCAATGAGCTCCATTTCTGTTGCACATGCTGCCGCAATGCTGGTGGCCTTGGCCCTCACGGCAGGGCAATGGAAATCGATTATGTCCGATTTGCTCAGGCAGGCTTGCGGTGCTGGGTGGAATTGGTGCATCATTATAAAACTATATCACAGGCACGCGGCATGCGCAAAATTAAGGGCGCGCCCGTGGCGGGAGGCGCATGGAACATTTGCAGGGCCGCGTGGCGGGCGTTGTGCTGGCGGGGGGGCTTTCTACCCGCATGGGGCGCGACAAGGCCCTGATGCGCTTACACGGGCCGGACAGGCCCGACCTTCTGGCGCGCGCACATTCCCTGCTGGCAGAGCTGCTGCCCCGGTGCTGGGTTTCGTGTCGGGCAGATACCCCGCGCAAAGGATACGAGTGCCTTTTTGATGCAAAGCCGGATCAGGGCCCTGCAGCGGGCATACTGGCGGCGCTGCATGCGGCGCAATCGCAAGGCTTTGCTGCAGTGCTGGCTCTTTCGTGTGATATGCCCCTTATGGACGCTGCCACTCTGCGCAGGCTTCTGGCCGCACATGCGGCGGCACCGGCTGGCACACTGGCCACTCTCTATGTTGATGCGGAAAGCGGCAGGCCAGAGGCGCTTGCGGCAGTATACGAAACAGCATCGCTGCCCCTGTTTGAAAAATGGCTTGCCATGCCCGGTGGCCGCCTCAACTGCATTGTGCCGCAGCAGTATCAGCGCTGCCTGCCCTACAGTGTGGAAGAATCACGCCCCTTTGTGAACCTGAACCGCCCGGAAGACGTAAAAACGGTGCTGGATATTCTTGGCGTGTCTCTTTAAAGTTTTTTGGCTCACGGTATCTAATACAAACGTGATAATACGCGACCGCATACTGGCCGCCCGTAATATTTGTCCTCCGGCGCAGCTGCGCGTCTGCCCGGAATGCGGAATGAACAGCGCGCGAACAACTTTGTCGGGGCAGCGCCATTGGGTGCCCTGCGGCAATCTGGAGCAGACATGGATATTGGGGCTTATACGTTTAAGGAATTTCGCCAGCTTGCAGAAAATTTTCATGGTTATGCGGCTCCCGGTCTGCTTGTGGGCGGGTATATGGTTGAACTGGCCAAGCGCCATCTGCCCGAGGGCACACTGTTCGAGGCAGTGGTGGAATCTGGCAAGTGCCTGCCCGATGCCGTGCAGCTGCTCACCCTGTGCAGCATTGGCAACAACTGGATGAAGATTCACAATCTGGGGCGTTACGCGGTTTCGCTGTTTGACAAACACACGGGCGAAGGTGTGCGCGTGAGCCTCGACCCGGTGAAAATGGCCGCGTACCCCGAGCTCAAGGCCTGGTTCTTTAAGGAAAAAGCAAAAAAAGATCAGGATATTGCCCTGCTGGAATCAGAGATTGAAACTGCTGGCGACTCCATCTGCAATGTTGAGCCCATTACCGTGAAGCGTCGTTTTATCGGGCACAAGCACATGACCCGCATACTTTGCTGCCCTGTGTGCGGCGAGGCATATCCGGTGGAGGACGGCCCCGTGTGCCGTGGCTGCCAGGGCGAGGCCCCCTATGTTTCTGCGCGGCGCGAGCTCAAGGAAGACTGTCAGGCTCTTGCCGCAGAGCGCCACAAGGCTGCCGCTGGCGTGCGTGTGGTGCCGGTGGAAGAAGCCGTGGGCAAAACCGTGGCCCATGACATGACGCGCATTGATCCCGGTCAGTTCAAGGGGCCGGAATTCAAGGCCGGGCAGCGCATCTCTGTGGGCGACATATGCCGTTTACAGCAGATGGGCCGTTTTCATGTGGCTGTTACCGATGATACGGCCACGGGAACCGGCTCCTCCAGCCCGGAGGCACTGGTTCACGAAGACGAGGCTGCAGAAATTTTTGCCCGCCGCATGGCAGGCGAGGGCGTGACCTACGAGCTGCCGCCCCACGAAGGCAAGATTGATTTCAAGGCTGCCTGTAATGGTCTTTTCTGCGTGGATGTGGAGCGTATGACGCGCTTCAATCTTGTGCCCGAGGTCATGGTTGCCTCGCGCCAGGACGGCACTCTGGTCAAGGAGGGCGGTGCCCTGTGCGGTACGCGCGCCATCCCGCTGTACATCACCCGCGAGCGCATGTCGCAGGCGCTGGAGGCGCTGGAAGGCGGGCCGCTGTTTCGCGTGCTGCCCCTGCGCAAGGCCCGTGTGGGCATTCTGGTGACCGGCACCGAAGTGTTTCAGGGAATCATTGAAGACAAGTTTATTCCTGTCATCACGGCCAAGGTAACTATGCTCGACTGCAACGTGGTGCGTACCGATATCGTGCCCGACGACAAGGCCATGATGCGCGCCTCTGTGGCCGCCATGCGAGAGGCCGGGGCCGACCTTTTGATTACCACAGGCGGGCTTTCGGTAGACCCGGACGACGTGACCCGGCAGGCCCTGGTTGAGGCGGGCCTTACCGATGTGCTGCACGGCGTGCCGGTGCTGCCCGGAACCATGAGCCTCATGGGCCGCATACCCGGCCCGCAGGGTGACATGCAGGTGCTGGGTGTGCCCGCCTGCGCCCTGTACTACAAAACCACCTTCCTTGATCTGGTGTTGCCGCGCATGCTGGCTGGCCGTGGGCTCACCCGTGCCGAGGCCGCCCGCATGGGCGAGGGCGGCTACTGCCTGTCGTGCCATACCTGCACCTATCCCAAGTGCTGGTTTGGCAAATAACTGCGGTTGCCAGTAGCACCAAAAAGCAACAACGCTGTTTCAGAGGCTCCGGCTCCGGTCGGGGCCTTTTTTATTTTTCTGCAAAATTATTGCCCGTGAGCCCAGTAAATGTGAATGAAAAAGAGTAATGATTTCAGCATTGCTTATTTGGAAATATGTACATTTATTGTGACAATAACACATTACTGTGTTGTCTGTTTGTGCGGCATCAGTCTGAAATGGCAGAAGAATCTATTATATTGAGAAATAGATCACAAATTGGTTAACTTCATTTAAATATCTGTAACTATCTTGCGATATCACGTTTTTTTAAGTATGGTGATAACAAATCTCCATCATTGTTACAGACGCCGCATGCCGGGCGTTGGTTAAGGCTGAATTTCGGCCCTTCCGTTGTGTGACAGGCCAAAAAAAGGAGTATCATCATGAAAAGCACCCGGAGGAGTTTCCTCAAGGGCGTCGGTGCAGGAGTTCTCTGCCTCTCATTGGGGCAGCTGGGCTTCGACCTGGGCGAAGCCCAGGCTTACGCCGTAAAACTCAAAATAGAAGGCGCCAAGGAAGTCATCAGCGTCTGTCCGTTCTGTTCGGTATGCTGCCAGGTCATTGCCTATGTGCGTGACGGCAAGCTTGTTTCGACAGAAGGCGACCCTGATTTCCCCGTCAATGAAGGTGCGCTCTGCGCCAAGGGCGCAGCGCTCTTCAGCATGTACACCAATGATCACCGTCTGAAAAAGCCGCTTTACCGCGCGCCCAACAGCGATCACTGGGTGGAAAAGGACTGGGACTGGACTCTTGCCCAGATCGCCCGCCGGGTGAAAGATACTCGCGACAAGGATTTTATTCTCAAGAATGCAAAGGGGCAGTCGGTTAACCGGCTCGATTCCATCTTCTGGATGGGAACCTCGCACGCTTCCAACGAGGAATGTGCAGTCATTCACCAAGCAATACGCGGCCTGGGTGTTGTCCATATGGACCACCAGGCACGGGTCTGACACAGCCCCACTGTTGCGGCTCTGGCAGAGTCGTTCGGACGCGGTGCTATGACGAACCACTGGATCGATATCAAGAATAGCGATGCAGTGCTTATTATCGGCAGCAATGCCGCTGAACATCATCCTGTCGCCTTCAAGTGGGTTATGCGGGCCAAGGACAACGGGGCCGTGCTCATGCACGTTGACCCCAAGTTCTCGCGCACGTCTGCCCGGTGCGACTTCCATGTGCCTTTGCGCTCGGGAACGGACATTCCTTTCCTTGGCGGTATGGTCAACTACATTCTGGAAAACAAGCTGTACTTCAAGGAATATGTTGAAAAGTACACCCATGCCGGCTTTATTGTTGGCAAGGATTACGCTTTCAGCGATGGCCTTTTCAGTGGCTATGATCCGGTTACGCGCACATACGACAAAAAGACGTGGGCGCTGGAAATGGACGCTGACGGCAAGCCCGTGGTTGATCCCACCTTCCAGAACGAACGTTGCGTCATCAATATGATGCGCCAGCACTATTCCCGCTACACGCTCAAAAATGTTTCCGACATCACGGGCGTTTCGCAGGAAAATCTGCTCAAGGTCTACAAGGCCTTCTGCGCTACGGGCGGCCCCAACAAGGCTGGCACCATCATGTACGCCCTGGGTTGGACACAGCACACCGTGGGCGTGCAGAACATCCGTCTTTCCTCGCTGATCCAGCTTTTGCTGGGCAACATTGGCGTGGCTGGCGGCGGCATCAACGCCCTGCGTGGTGAACCCAATGTGCAGGGCTCCACTGACCACGCCCTGCTGTACAACAACCTGCCCGGCTACCACGGCACCCCGCGGGCCCCGTGGCAGACCCTGGCCGACTACAACAAGGCCAATACGCCGGTGACCAAGCTGCCCAACAGCGCCAACTGGTGGAGCAACCGGCCCAAGTACATTGCCAGCCTGCTCAAGGGCTGGTTTGGCGACGAAGCCACGCCTGAAAACGACTTCTGCTACAGCCTGCTGGCCAAGCTGGAGCCGAACGAAGACTGCTCGTACATGTTTGCCATGGACAAGGTCTATCAGGGCAAGATGCGCGGCGGCTTCATCTTTGGCGTGAACCCCATGAACAGCTTCCCCAATACCAACAAGATGCGCGCCGCTCTGGACAAGCTGGACTGGCTCGTGTGCTCCGAACTGCATAATTCGGAAACCACGGACAACTGGAAGCGTCCGGGCGTGGACCCCAAGGCCTGCAAGACCGAAGTGTTCTTGCTGCCCTCGGCCCACCGCATTGAAAAAGAAGGCACCATCAGCAACAGCGGCCGCTGGTTGCAGTGGTTTGACCAGGGCGTCAAACCCGGCGGCGAGGCCCGTAACTTTGCCGATATCGTGGTGCCCCTGTTCAATAATATCCGTGAACTCTACAAGACCGAAGGCGGCGTGCTGCCCGAGGCCATCCTCAAGATGAACTGGCCCGAAAAGTACGACGCTTCCGACTGGGCGCGCCGTATCAACGGCTTCTTCTGGGCCGATGCCAAGGTGGGCGACAAGCAGTACAAGCGCGGCCAGCTCGTGCCCGTTTTTGCTGCGTTGAAGGACGACGGAACGACCTCGTCTCTCAACTGGATCTACACCGGCAGCTGGACCGAAGAAGAGGGCAACAAGTCCAAACGCCGTAATTCCAGCCAGACACCCATGCAGGCCAACATTGGCCTGTTCCCCAACTGGTCGTGGTGCTGGCCGGTAAACCGCCGCATTCTGTACAACCGCGCTTCTGTGGACGTGAACGGCAAGCCCTTCAATCCCAAGCGCGCTGTTATTGAATGGGACGGCACCAAGTGGGTGGGCGACGTGCCCGACGGCCCCTGGCCGCCCATGGCCAATGAAGGCGGCAAGCTGCCCTTCATCATGGTAAAGGACGGGCATTCCCAGTTCTTTGCCGCTGGCCCTGCCGACGGTCCTTTCCCCGAGCACTACGAGCCCGCGGAAACGCCTCTGGCGAGCCATCCCTTCTCCAAACAGCTGAGCAGCCCGGTGTACAAGTTCCATACCTCTGATATGGACAAGATTGCCGCACCGGCTGACCCCAACTACCCCTATGTGCTGACCACCTACAGCCTCACCGAGCACTGGTGCGGCGGCGGCGAAACGCGCAATGTGCCCAACCTGCTTGAAACAGAACCGCAGCTCTATGTTGAAATGAGCCCGGAACTGGCCAAGGAAAAGGGCATCAAGAACGGCGACGGCGTCCTTCTTGAAAGCATTCGCGGCACATGCGAGGCCATCGCCATGGTGACGGTGCGCATTCGTCCCTTTACGGTTATGGGCAGAACAATCCACCTCGTGGGTATGCCCTTCGCCTTTGGCTGGACCACGCCCAAGTGCGGCGACTCCACCAACAGGCTGACCGTTGGGGCCTATGACCCCAACACCACCATTCCTGAATCCAAGGCCTGCTGCGTCAATCTGCGCAAGGCTGATAAGCTGACCGAAATAGGCTAACACGCCGGGCGCACTCCCAGTGGGAGTGCGCCCGCCAAGGAGCATTGCTATGCCGAAGACTTTTTTGATCGACACCACACGGTGCACGGCATGCCGGGGCTGCCAGTTGGCCTGTAAGGAATGGCATGACCTGCCTGCCAATGAAACCAAGCAGCGCGGCACACATCAGAATCCGCCGGATCTGAACCCCAACAATCTTAAAATTGTTCGTTTTCGCGAGCGCATGAAGCCCGATGGCACGGTTGTGTGGAACTTCTTTCCCGACCAGTGCCGCCACTGCCTCACGCCCGTCTGCAAGGATGTGGCCGATATGGCAGTGCCCGGGGCCATTATCAAGGACGCCAAAACCGGTATGGTCATCGCCACCGACAAAAGCGCCCAGCTGAGCCCGCAGGACGCGCAGGCCGTCATTGACGCCTGCCCCTACAACATTCCCCGTCTCGATCCCAAGACCAAGCGCCTGACCAAGTGCGACATGTGCATTGACCGCGTGACCGCTGGCATGCTGCCCATCTGCGTCAAAACATGCCCCACGGGAACCATGGCCTTTGGCGAAAGGGAAGAAATTCTGCCCATGGCCAAAAAGCGGCTTGAAATTGTCAAAAAGACCTTCCCCAAGGCATTTTTGGCAGATGTTCAGGACGTGAGCGTCATTTACCTGCTGGCAGAAGAAAAAGAACACTACTACGAACACGCGGCCTTTATGTAGGACGAGTGCTGAAGGCTCCCGCAGTCTGACCGCTGCGGGAGCCGGAAAAACCAGAGCGGGGGCTTGGCAAATCTTTCGCTTTAGTTCAACATTTGGGCAAGATCGACAAAGTCGCATGCACGGTGTGCGAAGTATATGTTGCTGGTGTGGCCCGCTGTTTTTTTGCATCACTTGGATAGAGCTTGTTCATATTGGATGACGTTGGTGGCTGTGCGCAGCAACCCCGCGGAGCTCGGACGCTGCGATAGTGCGTTTGCTCCGGGGCAGTCGTCCTGCATGCCTTGAAGGTTGCCCTTCACGGCGAACAGCTCTGGATAGCGGCCGGGGCATCTCCCCGGCAATTGGAGTATTAATGGCTGCTACAAGGCAAACCGTTGCCCAAACCCTTGAAGAAGTTATTACCTGGCGTCCTGTACTTGCACCGGTGCTGCGCTCGTTTGAGCCGCTGCTTACCGCTCAGGAAGAGCTTGTTGGCGAGCTGGCTGAAAACCTGAAAAAACAGGGTGTGAAACTGCCCCAGAGCCAGGCCGAGCGCATGGAACAGGGTGTTTCGCTGCTGGCAGACGCAACCTTTGCCGGGTTTGCCCCGGCAGTGCGCACAAGCGCGGAAAAACTGCTGCCCCTGCTGTGCCGCATGGATGCAGTTGTTCCTTATAAGGCCGCATTTACTGACTTTTTTTTGAAATCTGACAAAACTGAAGCTCAAAAAATTGAAGAACTTGTTGCCGCTGTTGTGTCAGGAAACAAAAAAGAAATTGAGGGGCTGGCCGAAAAAATCGGGGTTGACCCTCTGGTGCTGCATTTTGCGGCAGGGTTTGTTGTCGCTCCGGTTTTGCATGCGCTGACTGTGCTTGTGGCATCAGCTGGCGACGAAGCCCCCTGGGAAGTGGGTGACGTGTGGCGGCAGGGCTATTGCCCCGTGTGTGGTGCTTTGCCCACCATGGGTTGGATGGACAAGCCCTCCATTGATGAAAAAAATGCCTTTCTTGCCGGCGGTGGCGGTAAAAAGCACCTGCACTGCGGCACATGCGGTGCGGACTGGAAGTTCCGCCGCGGCGCATGCCCTGCATGTGGCGAAGAAGGCAGTGGCGTTATGGAGCTGCTGCGTGAAAGCGGCAAGGCAGCCCATGGCGAACGGCTTGACTGGTGCACCAAGTGCAAGTCGTATTGTCCGGGAGTGGATTTGCGCGAGCGAGAATTTGTGCCAAATCTTGATGCCCTTGCTCTCGGCATGATGCATCTGGATATGGTGGCGGCCCGCAGAAAGCTCAAGCCGGTCAAACCGTCGTTCTGGAACATGTTTTAGCCGTTCCACCAGTGATTTTGGAATATTTTTTCATGGTGTGGCACGGCGGCTATGCAATATTTGAACCGGATTGTTGCGCTGTTTAATTGTCTCCAGTATGGATATCTTTAAAGATTGCACATGGGTGGCATTATAGGGTAAAACAACCGGCGTGGTGATTGTGGAGGGTGGTGTTGTGCCGCCAATGGCGAGTCGGGGGCCAGGCTCCTGAGCTGTACGAACCCAGTAGGAGGAATTACTGATGAAATATGTGACCTTGTTGCTGCTTGCGTTGAGCCTGGTGTGGGTTGGCGCGGCGCAGGCGCGTGATATCAAGGAAATGTCGCAGGTCATCAAAAAGCCCATTGAGATTCCTGGTGGCACATCCGCTCGCATGAGCGTCATGTTTCCCCACACGGCTCATAAAGGCATCAACTGCATGCACTGCCACCACGAAATGAGCGGTGACAACCGCTACGTTGCCTGTACCGAATGCCACGTCACCCCCGGCGCGCGTGAACGCGACTCCATGAGCATGTTTATGGCCTTCCACTCCAAGAACGGCGACCGTTCCTGCTACGGCTGTCACTCGCAGAAGGCGCAGGAAAATCCCGCCAAGTACGGCGCCAAGTTCAAGGGCTGCCGCCCCTGCCACATGGCCGCCAGCGCCCGCGAAGCCGCCAAGCAGAAGTAGCGCATATCAACAAGGGGCTCATGCCCTTCAATAATAGACAAGGCCCCTCATTGGGGCCTTGTCTATTATTGAAGGGTACAGCAGCGAGTGAAGCCGTATGGCAGACGCGGGCATGTGCCCGCCAAAAGAAAGCACAGAGAGAGGGAGCCGGCAAAAGAGGGCAGGCCAGAGGTATCAGGGCTATACCTATAAGCCCGCTGAGGTCACAGCCAGCAGCTTCATCCATGCAAAATACCAGGCAGTGAATCAAAAAAAGGGCGTTTTACAACGCCCTTGAATGTGTAGCTGCCAGAGTCGCCAGTGTCGTGTTTACAGCCCCAGCTGGGACAGCATGTCGTCAATGGCTCCCTGCGAAACGCCTGCCTTGTCCGGTCCTTTAAGCTCACTGCGCCCCTGGTTGAATTCCTTCACTGCCTGACGGGCTTCGTCCTGCAGTTCCTGAACATTTTTGGTGGGGTCTTTTTCAGCGGCATCCAGCAGCAGGCCCGACGAAACGTACAGCTCCACAACCATGGCTTCAATCTGGTTCAGGGCAGAAACCACGCGTTTGATGCGTTGGCCCGTGATGTCCTGAAAGCTCAGGGTGGTCATCAGAGTCGTAAGGTCCTTGCCAAGCCGGAAATTGTTTGTCTCAAGCTGTATTATGCGCGCGGGGTCGGCCGCTTCGCTGCGCAGTTCGCTCAGAACCGCGTCATTTTTTTCCTGAAATTCAAGCTGTCTTTCAACGATTTCCATAATGGTCATCGTGGCATTTTCAGTATCTTTCAGCACTTCATCGAGCTGGCTTGAAGCCTCAAGAAAAAGAGCGTCGGGGTTTGGGGGGGGCAGTGGCTGACCTTTCGACGCAGCTGAAACACGCTGAAAAATGTCTTTGAGACCCTGGCGCATTTCAGTGCTGATCTGCTTGTAAACAGCGGCTTCGGGCTTTTCTTCGCTCATGCCCGTCCCCTTTGCGCGCGGCGCGGTTAAGTTGGTATGTATAAATCAGCTCTGCCATGCTGGGCACGGCAGAGCTGATTAACGTTACTTGTTGGTCTTAAGGAAGGTCTTGGCGCGAGCCGCTTCGGGCGAGTTGGGGTATTTCTTGATCAGCTCTTCAAGGCGGGCCTTGGCGGCGGCAGCCTGATTGAGCTTGCTGAAGCTGATGCCCTGCTTGAGGTAGGCACCGGGTGCGCTGGAGGACGAGGGGTACTTCTTGATGACCGCGTCATAAGCCAGCGCCGCGTCGGCAAACTGGTTGCGCTGGAAGTAGCACTCGGCCAGGTAATACTGGGCTTCGGGAGCCTGACTGTGGTCTTTGTAGTTTTTCAGAAAATCAGAAAACGAGCGCTGAGCTTCATCGTACTTTCTGGCATTGTACGAATTTACACCGGCGTCAAAAAGCGCCAGCGAAATGTCTTTTTTGGGAGCCTGAACCTGCGGCTCGGGCTGGGGGCTGGGCTGGCCCCATGTGCTGGAACTGGGGTTGATGACGCCCTGAGGCGGCGTGGAAACCGCGCCCTGGTCGCCCGCGGCAGAAGCCGCCGCATAGCCCGTGGTGCCAGCTGCCAGACCGCCAGCGGCGGCCTGCCCGTAAGAGGGCTGCCCATAGCTGGGCTGGCTGAAAGCGGGCGCAGCCTGAGGAGCAGCCTGAGGAG
This genomic interval carries:
- a CDS encoding CvpA family protein encodes the protein MGQDIFDLIIVLILVFFGTRGFIHGFVGEVAGLVSLLGGFWAAHHYHSLLAPRLTLIVDPSWRIIAAYVLIFLGVIISVAIIARILQKILSFSFVSWADKLAGGMLGLAKGVLLCSLALLFLQKFFAGAPFMQHSRALPYFNALMTQVHGWLPPDLTARLGI
- a CDS encoding molybdenum cofactor guanylyltransferase; this encodes MEHLQGRVAGVVLAGGLSTRMGRDKALMRLHGPDRPDLLARAHSLLAELLPRCWVSCRADTPRKGYECLFDAKPDQGPAAGILAALHAAQSQGFAAVLALSCDMPLMDAATLRRLLAAHAAAPAGTLATLYVDAESGRPEALAAVYETASLPLFEKWLAMPGGRLNCIVPQQYQRCLPYSVEESRPFVNLNRPEDVKTVLDILGVSL
- a CDS encoding FmdE family protein, producing MDIGAYTFKEFRQLAENFHGYAAPGLLVGGYMVELAKRHLPEGTLFEAVVESGKCLPDAVQLLTLCSIGNNWMKIHNLGRYAVSLFDKHTGEGVRVSLDPVKMAAYPELKAWFFKEKAKKDQDIALLESEIETAGDSICNVEPITVKRRFIGHKHMTRILCCPVCGEAYPVEDGPVCRGCQGEAPYVSARRELKEDCQALAAERHKAAAGVRVVPVEEAVGKTVAHDMTRIDPGQFKGPEFKAGQRISVGDICRLQQMGRFHVAVTDDTATGTGSSSPEALVHEDEAAEIFARRMAGEGVTYELPPHEGKIDFKAACNGLFCVDVERMTRFNLVPEVMVASRQDGTLVKEGGALCGTRAIPLYITRERMSQALEALEGGPLFRVLPLRKARVGILVTGTEVFQGIIEDKFIPVITAKVTMLDCNVVRTDIVPDDKAMMRASVAAMREAGADLLITTGGLSVDPDDVTRQALVEAGLTDVLHGVPVLPGTMSLMGRIPGPQGDMQVLGVPACALYYKTTFLDLVLPRMLAGRGLTRAEAARMGEGGYCLSCHTCTYPKCWFGK
- the fdnG gene encoding formate dehydrogenase-N subunit alpha, whose product is MKSTRRSFLKGVGAGVLCLSLGQLGFDLGEAQAYAVKLKIEGAKEVISVCPFCSVCCQVIAYVRDGKLVSTEGDPDFPVNEGALCAKGAALFSMYTNDHRLKKPLYRAPNSDHWVEKDWDWTLAQIARRVKDTRDKDFILKNAKGQSVNRLDSIFWMGTSHASNEECAVIHQAIRGLGVVHMDHQARVUHSPTVAALAESFGRGAMTNHWIDIKNSDAVLIIGSNAAEHHPVAFKWVMRAKDNGAVLMHVDPKFSRTSARCDFHVPLRSGTDIPFLGGMVNYILENKLYFKEYVEKYTHAGFIVGKDYAFSDGLFSGYDPVTRTYDKKTWALEMDADGKPVVDPTFQNERCVINMMRQHYSRYTLKNVSDITGVSQENLLKVYKAFCATGGPNKAGTIMYALGWTQHTVGVQNIRLSSLIQLLLGNIGVAGGGINALRGEPNVQGSTDHALLYNNLPGYHGTPRAPWQTLADYNKANTPVTKLPNSANWWSNRPKYIASLLKGWFGDEATPENDFCYSLLAKLEPNEDCSYMFAMDKVYQGKMRGGFIFGVNPMNSFPNTNKMRAALDKLDWLVCSELHNSETTDNWKRPGVDPKACKTEVFLLPSAHRIEKEGTISNSGRWLQWFDQGVKPGGEARNFADIVVPLFNNIRELYKTEGGVLPEAILKMNWPEKYDASDWARRINGFFWADAKVGDKQYKRGQLVPVFAALKDDGTTSSLNWIYTGSWTEEEGNKSKRRNSSQTPMQANIGLFPNWSWCWPVNRRILYNRASVDVNGKPFNPKRAVIEWDGTKWVGDVPDGPWPPMANEGGKLPFIMVKDGHSQFFAAGPADGPFPEHYEPAETPLASHPFSKQLSSPVYKFHTSDMDKIAAPADPNYPYVLTTYSLTEHWCGGGETRNVPNLLETEPQLYVEMSPELAKEKGIKNGDGVLLESIRGTCEAIAMVTVRIRPFTVMGRTIHLVGMPFAFGWTTPKCGDSTNRLTVGAYDPNTTIPESKACCVNLRKADKLTEIG
- a CDS encoding 4Fe-4S dicluster domain-containing protein, producing MPKTFLIDTTRCTACRGCQLACKEWHDLPANETKQRGTHQNPPDLNPNNLKIVRFRERMKPDGTVVWNFFPDQCRHCLTPVCKDVADMAVPGAIIKDAKTGMVIATDKSAQLSPQDAQAVIDACPYNIPRLDPKTKRLTKCDMCIDRVTAGMLPICVKTCPTGTMAFGEREEILPMAKKRLEIVKKTFPKAFLADVQDVSVIYLLAEEKEHYYEHAAFM
- a CDS encoding formate dehydrogenase accessory protein FdhE yields the protein MAATRQTVAQTLEEVITWRPVLAPVLRSFEPLLTAQEELVGELAENLKKQGVKLPQSQAERMEQGVSLLADATFAGFAPAVRTSAEKLLPLLCRMDAVVPYKAAFTDFFLKSDKTEAQKIEELVAAVVSGNKKEIEGLAEKIGVDPLVLHFAAGFVVAPVLHALTVLVASAGDEAPWEVGDVWRQGYCPVCGALPTMGWMDKPSIDEKNAFLAGGGGKKHLHCGTCGADWKFRRGACPACGEEGSGVMELLRESGKAAHGERLDWCTKCKSYCPGVDLREREFVPNLDALALGMMHLDMVAARRKLKPVKPSFWNMF
- a CDS encoding cytochrome c3 family protein; amino-acid sequence: MKYVTLLLLALSLVWVGAAQARDIKEMSQVIKKPIEIPGGTSARMSVMFPHTAHKGINCMHCHHEMSGDNRYVACTECHVTPGARERDSMSMFMAFHSKNGDRSCYGCHSQKAQENPAKYGAKFKGCRPCHMAASAREAAKQK
- a CDS encoding protein phosphatase CheZ translates to MSEEKPEAAVYKQISTEMRQGLKDIFQRVSAASKGQPLPPPNPDALFLEASSQLDEVLKDTENATMTIMEIVERQLEFQEKNDAVLSELRSEAADPARIIQLETNNFRLGKDLTTLMTTLSFQDITGQRIKRVVSALNQIEAMVVELYVSSGLLLDAAEKDPTKNVQELQDEARQAVKEFNQGRSELKGPDKAGVSQGAIDDMLSQLGL
- the ybgF gene encoding tol-pal system protein YbgF, encoding MRTLRSLYILALACTALPLSGCMGGSTSSGNGSISLEQQVQQQDMQLRQMQPAQADAWNQLQTLRQEVNTLKGQLDDIQNAGGAHALVARVRAHDEALRQVERSMALNLNLGDPMSSGGSGSAPQFAPQAAPQAAPQAAPAFSQPSYGQPSYGQAAAGGLAAGTTGYAAASAAGDQGAVSTPPQGVINPSSSTWGQPSPQPEPQVQAPKKDISLALFDAGVNSYNARKYDEAQRSFSDFLKNYKDHSQAPEAQYYLAECYFQRNQFADAALAYDAVIKKYPSSSSAPGAYLKQGISFSKLNQAAAAKARLEELIKKYPNSPEAARAKTFLKTNK